The genomic window GTTCAAAGGAATCAATTCCCAATTCTTACAAAATATTGGGGAACAGAACATTCTCATCGTCAGAAAGTTTATGGAAGAGAAAAAAATCCCAATCATTGTGGAAGATGTAGCTGGTAACGAGGGAAGAACCATCAGCCTCTACTGCGATGACGGTCGCGTTTTGCTAAAAAAAGCTGGTATGGAAAAATACCTTTATAAGGTGCGTTAGGCGATATGCTAAAATCAAAAGTTGATGAAGTATTACAAGACGTAAATAAATTACCGGCCATTTCATCGGTTGTATCCAAAGTATTGGAAAAATTACAAAAACCCGATGTCAACATTGCTGACTTAGCTCAAGAAATTTCTAAAGACCCAGCCATTACTGCCAATGTAATCAAACTTTCAAACTCGGCTTACTACCGAGCTTCCAAACCGATCCGCACTGTCCAAGAAGCTTTGATGACATTAGGGATCAAAACGGTAAAAGAAATTGTACTCCTTACTGCTGCAAAGGGAATCCTTGCACAAGACTTAAACAGTTACCAATTGGAAGCTGCACAATTATGGACGGCATCCTTACTTGTCGCAGAACTATCTAGTAAAATCGTCCAACACAAAAAACTAAAAATCGATAAAGACTTAGCCTTTACTTCAGGTCTTTTGTGTAGTGTTGGCAAAATTGTCCTCGCTCAGTTTTTTAGTTCTGTGATGATGCAAATCAAAACAGACCTCAAGGACAACCAAGAACCATTCCCTGCATTAGAAAAAAAATACTTCGGTTACACACACATGGAAGTTTCCGAAACACTTTTAAAACGTTGGAACTTCCCTGTTGACCTTACGGATGTTGTGGCAAACTACCTCACTCCTGAAAATTCAAAAGTAAACCCACTCCTCACTTCAGTTGTGCATATAGCAAGTATCCTCATTGTAGTATCAGGGATTGGGATCGATATCGGTGGAGAATCAGTTCCGATCTCACCTTTTGCTCTCAGCCAAACAGGTGTTACCGATGCAGATATCGAAACATATTTTGTCCATATTCCTGACTTACAAGCAGGTCTAGCCGATTTGTTAAATGTTTAGAACAAACTAAGGATTTACTCTTAGATGAACATCATACTCATTGGGGCAAGAGGAGCGGGGAAATCAAAAGTTTCACGCTCTTTATCAAAACAAACAGAAATTCCAGTGGTGTCAACAGATTCCATCGCAGTTTATGAAGCTGGCGGTATTCCTATTCCTAAGTTTGTCGAAGAAAACGGCTGGAAGGTATTTCGTGAATTAGAATATTCTATTTTG from Leptospira paudalimensis includes these protein-coding regions:
- a CDS encoding HDOD domain-containing protein — encoded protein: MLKSKVDEVLQDVNKLPAISSVVSKVLEKLQKPDVNIADLAQEISKDPAITANVIKLSNSAYYRASKPIRTVQEALMTLGIKTVKEIVLLTAAKGILAQDLNSYQLEAAQLWTASLLVAELSSKIVQHKKLKIDKDLAFTSGLLCSVGKIVLAQFFSSVMMQIKTDLKDNQEPFPALEKKYFGYTHMEVSETLLKRWNFPVDLTDVVANYLTPENSKVNPLLTSVVHIASILIVVSGIGIDIGGESVPISPFALSQTGVTDADIETYFVHIPDLQAGLADLLNV